In one window of Gopherus evgoodei ecotype Sinaloan lineage chromosome 9, rGopEvg1_v1.p, whole genome shotgun sequence DNA:
- the LRRC31 gene encoding leucine-rich repeat-containing protein 31 isoform X1 yields the protein MEKTEANQSSQDRCEEGILKRSPFQLIMNQIQRKKSSVEKGKHQCSSGTRSFRGLHTEKSDGESKKESEGAEISNSRPDNQNEDQAPHVADKPPHLISKTNTTSGMWSVKQFMQKLGKKPNSKNMDLNNCALDATDLLELVAVLPFLPELEELNLSWNDFVGGVLKPLALRLHHVSKLKILQLKNCKLTAEDVTSLGEALETIPHLEELDLSWNNNIGGKLSLLTKRFQTGCNIKILKFTDCNLTAKDGESLARVLNVIHDLEVLDISINRNIGCSMKSIAQELKNVPVLKELNLHMCGLKQDGLQCLDRAFQYLPELNKLDLSCNKEIGGGFKDSAAHLASFKDLEVLDLHQCCVTEEDMMVLTQVIPLLSSLQELNLSSNKNIGVSTNYLFSRLRFLPKLKSVIVSSCSLGEDSFASLAETALHLPELEILDLSWNKCVGGNLKLLLEALKLATEIRMLRLSSCNLVAEDLTLLALEVQAGHLAKLQKLDLSYNDSVSDEGWATFFQGLSALKELSELDVSLRPSSCRDCGMWFSKLLTDLSKLPAFTEMGMQRWALPESQQRQLESFNQDAKRNVHFDY from the exons ATGGAAAAGACAG AAGCAAACCAGAGTTCCCAGGATAGATGTGAAGAGGGCATCTTGAAGAGATCCCCATTTCAGTTGATTATGAACCAAATCCAAAGGAAGAAATCCTCTGTGGAAAAGGGAAAACATCAGTGCTCATCAGGCACTAGATCCTTCAGGGGCTTACACACTGAGAAATCTGATGGCGAAAGcaaaaaagaaagtgaaggagCAGAAATCAGTAACTCTAGACCAGATAATCAGAATGAGGACCAAGCTCCCCATGTAGCAG ACAAACCTCCACATCTCATTTCCAAAACAAACACAACATCTGGTATGTGGAGCGTTAAGCAGTTCATGCAGAAACTGGGTAAGAAGCCCAACAGCAAGAATATGGACCTAAATAATTGTGCATTAGATGCAACAGATTTATTGGAGCTGG TTGCTGTGTTACCTTTTCTACCAGAGCTGGAGGAGCTCAATCTTTCCTGGAATGATTTTGTGGGAGGGGTTCTGAAACCCCTTGCTCTTCGGCTCCATCATGTGAGCAAGTTAAAAATCCTCCAACTAAAAAATTGCAAGTTGACAGCTGAGGATGTTACTTCTTTAG GAGAGGCACTTGAAACCATTCCTCACCTTGAAGAACTGGATTTATCCTGGAATAATAACATAGGTGGAAAACTATCCCTCTTGACCAAAAGATTCCAGACAGGCTGCAATATCAAAATCCTAAAGTTTACAGATTGCAATCTAACAGCGAAAGATGGAGAATCTCTAG cTCGGGTTCTAAATGTCATCCATGACCTCGAAGTATTAGATATTTCTATTAACAGAAACATTGGCTGCAGTATGAAGAGTATTGCTCAGGAATTGAAAAATGTGCCAGTTTTGAAAGAATTAAATTTGCACATGTGTGGATTAAAGCAAGATGGCCTCCAGTGTTTAG ACAGGGCTTTCCAGTACTTACCAGAGCTAAACAAATTAGACCTATCGTGCAATAAAGAAATTGGTGGAGGGTTCAAGGACTCAGCAGCTCATTTGGCCAGTTTTAAAGACCTAGAAGTCCTGGATCTCCACCAGTGCTGTGTAACAGAAGAGGACATGATGGTTCTCA CACAGGTGATACCTTTACTCTCGAGTCTTCAGGAGCTGAATTTATCATCCAATAAAAATATTGGAGTGTCTACCAACTACCTTTTTAGCAGGCTTAGATTTTTACCAAAGCTGAAATCTGTGATCGTCAGCAGTTGCTCTTTAGGGGAAGATTCTTTTGCATCACTAG CTGAGACTGCCCTTCACCTCCCTGAACTGGAGATATTAGACCTTTCTTGGAATAAATGCGTTGGTGGGAACCTAAAGCTGCTTTTGGAAGCACTAAAGCTGGCAACGGAGATTCGAATGTTGAGACTGAGCAGCTGTAACTTGGtggctgaggatctgactcttTTAG CATTAGAGGTCCAAGCTGGTCATCTAGCCAAATTACAGAAGCTAGACCTGAGTTATAATGACAGTGTTTCTGATGAAGGATGGGCCACTTTCTTTCAAGGCTTATCTGCACTCAAAGAACTTTCAGAGTTGGATGTCAGTCTTCGGCCATCATCTTGCCGTGACTGTGGAATGTGGTTCAGCAAGTTGTTAACAGATTTGTCAAAGCTGCCTGCATTCACCGAGATGGGGATGCAAAGGTGGGCCCTTCCGGAATCACAGCAGAGACAACTGGAAAGCTTTAATCAGGATGCCAAAAGGAACGTTCACTTTGACTATTGA
- the LRRC31 gene encoding leucine-rich repeat-containing protein 31 isoform X2, which yields MEKTEANQSSQDRCEEGILKRSPFQLIMNQIQRKKSSVEKGKHQCSSGTRSFRGLHTEKSDGESKKESEGAEISNSRPDNQNEDQAPHVADKPPHLISKTNTTSGMWSVKQFMQKLGKKPNSKNMDLNNCALDATDLLELVAVLPFLPELEELNLSWNDFVGGVLKPLALRLHHVSKLKILQLKNCKLTAEDVTSLGEALETIPHLEELDLSWNNNIGGKLSLLTKRFQTGCNIKILKFTDCNLTAKDGESLARVLNVIHDLEVLDISINRNIGCSMKSIAQELKNVPVLKELNLHMCGLKQDGLQCLAQVIPLLSSLQELNLSSNKNIGVSTNYLFSRLRFLPKLKSVIVSSCSLGEDSFASLAETALHLPELEILDLSWNKCVGGNLKLLLEALKLATEIRMLRLSSCNLVAEDLTLLALEVQAGHLAKLQKLDLSYNDSVSDEGWATFFQGLSALKELSELDVSLRPSSCRDCGMWFSKLLTDLSKLPAFTEMGMQRWALPESQQRQLESFNQDAKRNVHFDY from the exons ATGGAAAAGACAG AAGCAAACCAGAGTTCCCAGGATAGATGTGAAGAGGGCATCTTGAAGAGATCCCCATTTCAGTTGATTATGAACCAAATCCAAAGGAAGAAATCCTCTGTGGAAAAGGGAAAACATCAGTGCTCATCAGGCACTAGATCCTTCAGGGGCTTACACACTGAGAAATCTGATGGCGAAAGcaaaaaagaaagtgaaggagCAGAAATCAGTAACTCTAGACCAGATAATCAGAATGAGGACCAAGCTCCCCATGTAGCAG ACAAACCTCCACATCTCATTTCCAAAACAAACACAACATCTGGTATGTGGAGCGTTAAGCAGTTCATGCAGAAACTGGGTAAGAAGCCCAACAGCAAGAATATGGACCTAAATAATTGTGCATTAGATGCAACAGATTTATTGGAGCTGG TTGCTGTGTTACCTTTTCTACCAGAGCTGGAGGAGCTCAATCTTTCCTGGAATGATTTTGTGGGAGGGGTTCTGAAACCCCTTGCTCTTCGGCTCCATCATGTGAGCAAGTTAAAAATCCTCCAACTAAAAAATTGCAAGTTGACAGCTGAGGATGTTACTTCTTTAG GAGAGGCACTTGAAACCATTCCTCACCTTGAAGAACTGGATTTATCCTGGAATAATAACATAGGTGGAAAACTATCCCTCTTGACCAAAAGATTCCAGACAGGCTGCAATATCAAAATCCTAAAGTTTACAGATTGCAATCTAACAGCGAAAGATGGAGAATCTCTAG cTCGGGTTCTAAATGTCATCCATGACCTCGAAGTATTAGATATTTCTATTAACAGAAACATTGGCTGCAGTATGAAGAGTATTGCTCAGGAATTGAAAAATGTGCCAGTTTTGAAAGAATTAAATTTGCACATGTGTGGATTAAAGCAAGATGGCCTCCAGTGTTTAG CACAGGTGATACCTTTACTCTCGAGTCTTCAGGAGCTGAATTTATCATCCAATAAAAATATTGGAGTGTCTACCAACTACCTTTTTAGCAGGCTTAGATTTTTACCAAAGCTGAAATCTGTGATCGTCAGCAGTTGCTCTTTAGGGGAAGATTCTTTTGCATCACTAG CTGAGACTGCCCTTCACCTCCCTGAACTGGAGATATTAGACCTTTCTTGGAATAAATGCGTTGGTGGGAACCTAAAGCTGCTTTTGGAAGCACTAAAGCTGGCAACGGAGATTCGAATGTTGAGACTGAGCAGCTGTAACTTGGtggctgaggatctgactcttTTAG CATTAGAGGTCCAAGCTGGTCATCTAGCCAAATTACAGAAGCTAGACCTGAGTTATAATGACAGTGTTTCTGATGAAGGATGGGCCACTTTCTTTCAAGGCTTATCTGCACTCAAAGAACTTTCAGAGTTGGATGTCAGTCTTCGGCCATCATCTTGCCGTGACTGTGGAATGTGGTTCAGCAAGTTGTTAACAGATTTGTCAAAGCTGCCTGCATTCACCGAGATGGGGATGCAAAGGTGGGCCCTTCCGGAATCACAGCAGAGACAACTGGAAAGCTTTAATCAGGATGCCAAAAGGAACGTTCACTTTGACTATTGA